From the Quercus lobata isolate SW786 chromosome 6, ValleyOak3.0 Primary Assembly, whole genome shotgun sequence genome, one window contains:
- the LOC115949955 gene encoding uncharacterized protein LOC115949955, with translation MENLTNDWRKLSLNDKEGGKLVVKKDRVSHEFAIVARFLTKKVLNTDAIIRTFSPLWRSRNGFKVRNAGDHILIFEFDNAEEVGKILASEPWSFDRHLVVLQKLANAIPIQDMALNTVSLWVQVHNMPISFLSKGVAEDLCDVVGIVDRSTSDADVDRGSFFRVRVRVDISIPLCRGRVLSIEDEEEHWVTFKYKRLPNICY, from the coding sequence ATGGAAAATCTAACAAACGATTGGCGCAAGTTGTCGTTAAATGATAAAGAAGGAGGTAAACTTGTAGTAAAGAAGGACAGAGTATCTCATGAGTTCGCGATTGTGGCAAGATTCCTAACCAAGAAAGTTTTGAATACTGATGCGATAATCAGAACTTTTAGCCCTCTGTGGCGATCAAGGAATGGCTTTAAGGTCCGCAACGCAGGAGACCACATACTGATTTTTGAGTTTGACAATGCGGAGGAGGTTGGAAAAATTTTGGCAAGCGAGCCGTGGAGTTTCGACAGGCACCTAGTCGTTCTTCAAAAATTGGCTAATGCAATCCCAATTCAGGATATGGCTTTGAACACAGTATCTCTTTGGGTACAAGTCCATAACATGCCGATCAGTTTTTTAAGCAAGGGTGTAGCGGAGGATTTATGTGACGTAGTGGGGATAGTGGATCGTAGTACAAGTGATGCGGATGTTGACAGAGGTAGCTTTTTTCGAGTCCGTGTGCGAGTGGACATCTCTATACCTCTCTGTAGGGGACGGGTTCTTTCcattgaagatgaagaagagcATTGGGTAACGTTCAAATACAAACGTCTTCCTAATATATGCTACTAG
- the LOC115949956 gene encoding uncharacterized protein LOC115949956, producing MYKTNYDGTVFEDPEEAGIGVIVRNDRGEVLAALFEKIPYPGSVVLVEVLAARREVQFIMELGITQSIFEGDSKIVYKALKARDVGLSSIGQFVKDIMSIAGSLQTFSFFYIRRQGNCVAHALAKRAKFSFPLSV from the coding sequence ATGTACAAAACCAATTATGATGGGACAGTATTTGAAGATCCAGAAGAGGCTGGAATCGGAGTCATAGTCCGAAATGATAGGGGAGAAGTGTTAGCTGCTTTATTCGAGAAAATACCTTATCCAGGCTCGGTGGTTTTGGTGGAGGTCCTAGCTGCAAGAAGGGAAGTACAGTTTATTATGGAACTGGGCATAACTCAGTCAATCTTTGAGGGGGATTCAAAGATAGTGTATAAGGCTTTGAAAGCAAGAGATGTGGGTCTGTCTTCAATTGGACAGTTTGTAAAAGACATTATGTCTATCGCGGGTTCGcttcaaaccttttctttcttttatattaggCGGCAGGGAAACTGTGTAGCTCATGCTTTGGCTAAGAgagcaaaattttcttttcctttatcaGTCTAG